A genomic region of Ensifer adhaerens contains the following coding sequences:
- a CDS encoding cytochrome P450, which yields MLAWLQQSVNFREELLEGKFAPVRADYYSGPPGKPLRLLLQARTDFLSIWRASDYTEKVSQIRILGRQIIVVNSPDLIRQVVVKRHENFERKSPQMRRALEFLLGDGLFISDGDTWKQRRPLVADIVHAKRVPSFGPVMEKTTSELVERWNEMPDGAEVNALHEMAGLTAEIIARSVFGNQLGDDSAAAVTEGFTSYQSLVDSINIGYFLGFDDGLPVLRTPSLRRSVKRIHGTIDKVVEDHLAGRGDHNSMVELLIRRQQRNPELKLDLVALRNEAATIFMAGHETTAATLTWTWYLLSKAGWIEKAVHDEIARVCGERTPTIDDVPQLEWCRAVIEETLRLYPPVPILARQTREADMIGDVAAEPGSLVLIVPWLLHRTESLFQDPHHFHPERFTEGRRPTPYSFIPFASGPRVCPGLHFGLTEAILCLAIIAQQYRVRLREHHAVEPICRLTLRPKGGLPVTLHRRQRPSHDR from the coding sequence ATGCTCGCCTGGCTCCAGCAATCTGTAAATTTCAGGGAAGAATTGCTGGAGGGGAAGTTCGCTCCCGTCCGCGCCGATTACTATTCGGGTCCGCCGGGGAAACCGCTGCGGTTGCTGCTTCAGGCGCGGACAGATTTCCTGTCGATCTGGCGTGCCAGTGACTATACCGAAAAGGTCTCGCAGATCCGGATCCTCGGTCGGCAGATCATCGTCGTCAACTCGCCCGATCTGATCCGACAGGTCGTCGTCAAGCGGCACGAGAACTTCGAACGCAAGAGCCCGCAGATGCGCCGGGCGCTCGAGTTTCTGCTCGGAGACGGGTTGTTCATTTCCGACGGCGACACCTGGAAACAGCGCCGGCCGCTGGTAGCCGATATCGTCCACGCCAAGAGAGTGCCGTCCTTCGGCCCTGTCATGGAGAAGACGACCAGCGAGCTCGTCGAGCGCTGGAACGAGATGCCCGATGGAGCCGAGGTCAATGCGCTCCACGAAATGGCGGGCCTGACCGCGGAGATCATCGCGCGCAGCGTCTTCGGCAACCAGCTCGGCGACGACAGTGCGGCCGCCGTGACCGAGGGCTTCACAAGCTACCAGTCCTTGGTGGATTCCATCAACATCGGCTACTTCCTCGGCTTCGACGACGGCCTGCCCGTCCTGCGCACCCCGAGCCTGCGCCGCTCGGTCAAGCGCATCCACGGAACGATCGACAAGGTTGTGGAGGATCATCTTGCCGGCCGCGGCGACCACAACTCGATGGTCGAGCTGCTCATCCGACGACAACAGCGAAATCCGGAGCTGAAACTCGACCTCGTCGCCTTGCGCAACGAGGCCGCGACCATCTTCATGGCCGGTCACGAGACGACGGCGGCGACACTGACATGGACCTGGTATCTGCTTTCCAAGGCAGGCTGGATCGAGAAAGCCGTTCACGACGAGATCGCCAGGGTCTGCGGTGAGAGAACGCCGACCATCGACGACGTACCGCAGCTCGAATGGTGCCGCGCCGTCATCGAGGAAACGCTGCGCCTCTACCCACCGGTTCCGATCCTGGCGCGGCAGACGCGCGAGGCGGACATGATCGGCGATGTTGCCGCCGAACCGGGCTCGCTCGTGCTCATCGTGCCGTGGCTGCTGCACCGGACTGAAAGCCTCTTCCAGGATCCCCACCATTTCCATCCAGAGCGGTTCACCGAAGGTCGTCGCCCGACACCCTACAGCTTCATCCCCTTCGCCAGCGGCCCGCGCGTCTGCCCAGGCCTGCACTTCGGCCTGACGGAAGCGATCCTTTGCCTGGCGATCATCGCTCAACAGTACCGTGTGCGCCTGCGCGAACACCACGCGGTCGAGCCGATCTGCCGGCTGACGCTCAGGCCGAAGGGCGGACTACCGGTGACCCTGCACAGACGGCAGAGACCATCCCATGACCGCTGA
- the groL gene encoding chaperonin GroEL (60 kDa chaperone family; promotes refolding of misfolded polypeptides especially under stressful conditions; forms two stacked rings of heptamers to form a barrel-shaped 14mer; ends can be capped by GroES; misfolded proteins enter the barrel where they are refolded when GroES binds) — MAAKEVKFSSDARDRMLRGVDILADAVKVTLGPKGRNVVIEKAFGAPRVTKDGVSVAKEIELEDKFENMGAQMLREVASRTSDVAGDGTTTATVLAQAIVREGIKAIASGMNPMDLKRGIDLAVEAIVAQLKTQARKISNNEEIAQVGTISANGDREIGSYLAQAMERVGNEGVITVEEAKTAEIELEIVEGMQFDRGYLSPYFITDQEKMRVEFEDPYILIHEKKLSNLQAMIPILESVIQASRPLLIIAEDVEGEALATLVVNKLRGGLKIAAVKAPGFGDRRKAILEDIAILTGGTVISDDLGIKLENVTLDTLGRAKRVMVEKENTTIVDGAGAKADIGGRVSQIKAQIEESTSDYDREKLQERLAKLAGGVAVIRVGGSTEVEVKEKKDRVDDALHATRAAVEEGILPGGGVALLRVVHALDGLKAGNDDQRVGVEIVRRAVEMPVRQIAENAGAEGSVIVGKLRENNDFAHGWNAQTGEYGDLFRMGVIDPAKVVRAALQDAASVAGLLVTTEAMVAEKPKKNGPTPPPGPGMDF; from the coding sequence ATGGCAGCCAAGGAAGTCAAGTTCAGTAGCGATGCCCGCGACCGTATGCTGCGTGGTGTCGACATCCTCGCCGACGCCGTAAAGGTGACGCTCGGTCCAAAGGGACGGAACGTGGTCATCGAGAAGGCCTTTGGCGCACCGCGCGTCACCAAGGACGGCGTATCGGTTGCCAAGGAGATCGAGCTCGAAGACAAGTTCGAGAATATGGGCGCGCAGATGCTGCGGGAGGTCGCGTCGCGCACCAGCGACGTCGCAGGCGACGGAACGACGACGGCCACCGTGCTTGCTCAAGCCATTGTCCGGGAAGGTATCAAGGCAATCGCTTCGGGTATGAACCCGATGGACCTCAAGCGAGGCATCGACCTCGCCGTCGAGGCGATCGTGGCACAACTGAAAACCCAGGCCCGCAAGATCTCCAACAACGAGGAAATCGCGCAGGTCGGCACGATCTCGGCCAACGGCGACAGGGAAATCGGCAGCTATCTGGCACAGGCGATGGAGCGCGTCGGCAACGAGGGCGTGATCACCGTGGAGGAAGCCAAAACCGCCGAGATCGAACTCGAAATCGTCGAGGGCATGCAGTTCGACCGCGGCTATCTCTCCCCCTACTTCATCACCGACCAGGAGAAGATGCGCGTCGAGTTCGAAGACCCGTATATTCTCATCCACGAGAAGAAACTCTCAAACCTTCAGGCGATGATCCCGATCCTCGAATCGGTGATCCAGGCGAGCCGCCCTTTGCTGATCATTGCCGAGGATGTGGAGGGCGAAGCGCTTGCCACGCTCGTCGTCAACAAACTGCGCGGCGGCCTGAAGATCGCCGCGGTGAAGGCGCCAGGCTTTGGCGACCGGCGCAAGGCGATCCTCGAGGACATTGCCATCCTCACGGGCGGTACGGTCATCTCCGACGATCTCGGCATCAAGCTTGAGAACGTGACGCTCGACACGCTTGGTCGCGCCAAACGAGTGATGGTCGAGAAGGAGAACACGACGATCGTCGATGGCGCCGGAGCGAAAGCGGATATCGGCGGACGTGTCAGCCAGATCAAGGCGCAGATCGAAGAATCGACCTCCGACTACGATCGCGAAAAGCTGCAGGAGCGGCTCGCCAAGCTTGCCGGCGGCGTCGCGGTGATCCGCGTCGGCGGGTCGACCGAAGTGGAAGTGAAGGAAAAAAAGGACCGCGTCGACGATGCGCTGCATGCAACGCGCGCCGCCGTAGAGGAAGGTATTCTGCCAGGCGGTGGCGTCGCCTTGCTCAGGGTCGTTCATGCGCTCGACGGGCTCAAGGCTGGCAACGATGATCAGCGCGTCGGCGTCGAGATCGTGCGGCGGGCAGTCGAGATGCCCGTGCGTCAGATTGCCGAAAACGCCGGCGCCGAAGGCTCTGTCATCGTCGGGAAGCTACGGGAGAACAATGACTTCGCCCACGGTTGGAACGCCCAGACCGGCGAATATGGCGATCTCTTCCGCATGGGTGTTATCGACCCGGCCAAGGTGGTGCGCGCGGCGCTTCAGGATGCGGCCTCCGTCGCCGGCCTGTTGGTGACGACCGAAGCTATGGTCGCCGAGAAGCCGAAGAAGAACGGCCCCACGCCACCGCCCGGCCCCGGCATGGATTTCTGA
- a CDS encoding DUF6163 family protein, which yields MLHDSAHVLKPSLTEILFGLFLRLVSASCIWFALNYWAMLIGFSHGGAGRFDLLTPEWRAAATALAVVYPVAALGLWLLVSWGPVVWVVAAAIEIAMYEFYPASFGARPLLVVLHVAVAVTFVLFRAALLYQRWRQAKQVRVDSP from the coding sequence ATGCTTCATGATTCTGCCCATGTGCTGAAACCCTCGCTGACCGAGATCCTCTTCGGTCTCTTCCTGCGTCTCGTTTCCGCCTCATGCATCTGGTTCGCACTCAACTACTGGGCCATGCTGATCGGCTTTTCCCATGGCGGTGCCGGGCGGTTCGATCTCTTGACGCCCGAATGGCGTGCGGCGGCGACTGCGCTTGCCGTCGTCTATCCCGTTGCGGCCCTTGGCCTCTGGTTGCTCGTCTCCTGGGGGCCTGTGGTCTGGGTGGTCGCAGCGGCGATCGAAATCGCGATGTACGAGTTCTATCCGGCCAGTTTCGGCGCGCGTCCATTGCTGGTCGTGCTGCATGTGGCAGTTGCCGTGACTTTCGTTCTTTTCCGGGCGGCGCTGCTCTATCAGCGCTGGCGGCAGGCCAAGCAGGTAAGAGTTGATTCACCCTGA
- a CDS encoding DMT family transporter — protein MSSSSDAAMHRRGLAITGIGGLALSFDIPLIRSAGGDVWSLLAVRSLSTFVIALGTWFVINRLFGRKISLLPGKTGLVVGLFYGINSCTFLLAVFNTSTANVVFILAFTSMFAAILSWIFLKERPSNATLVTMLVMVFGVGLIVQDGLESGHLFGDAMAASSAFLLASAITISRASKRDMALVPLVTAIFPGALALLMLPSSGFTIAEPGYIFFNGLVMIPLAFFCLATGPRYLSAPEVGMFYLLETILAPIWVWLVFAETPTTQTLMGGAILIFALIGHSLWQMRSRALRAAVACAE, from the coding sequence TTGAGTTCATCTTCTGATGCCGCGATGCACCGGCGCGGCCTTGCCATCACCGGCATCGGTGGCCTTGCACTTTCCTTCGACATCCCGCTCATCCGTTCCGCCGGCGGCGACGTCTGGTCACTGCTTGCCGTGCGCAGCCTGTCGACCTTCGTCATCGCGCTTGGCACCTGGTTCGTGATCAACCGCCTCTTCGGCCGGAAGATCTCCCTTCTGCCGGGCAAGACAGGCCTCGTGGTCGGGCTGTTCTACGGCATCAACTCTTGCACCTTCCTGCTTGCCGTCTTCAACACATCGACGGCCAACGTGGTCTTCATCCTCGCCTTCACCTCGATGTTTGCCGCCATTTTGTCCTGGATCTTCCTGAAGGAACGACCATCGAACGCCACGCTCGTGACCATGCTGGTCATGGTGTTCGGTGTCGGATTGATCGTCCAGGACGGGTTGGAAAGCGGCCATCTTTTCGGTGACGCGATGGCGGCATCCTCCGCCTTCCTGCTTGCAAGCGCGATCACGATCAGCCGCGCAAGCAAACGCGACATGGCGCTGGTGCCACTGGTCACAGCAATCTTCCCCGGAGCGCTTGCGCTCTTGATGCTGCCCTCTTCGGGCTTCACGATTGCGGAACCCGGCTACATCTTCTTCAACGGGCTCGTGATGATCCCGCTCGCGTTCTTCTGCCTGGCGACGGGACCGCGTTACCTTTCGGCACCGGAAGTGGGTATGTTCTATCTGCTGGAAACGATCCTCGCGCCGATCTGGGTCTGGCTGGTCTTTGCCGAAACCCCGACGACGCAGACCTTGATGGGCGGCGCCATCCTGATCTTCGCGCTCATCGGCCATTCGCTCTGGCAGATGCGCAGCCGAGCGCTCAGGGCCGCAGTGGCCTGCGCCGAGTAG
- the ldtR gene encoding transcriptional regulator LdtR — protein sequence MNTKMKPQVAAPRDPQEETIRGLYMESLHLVERLHRRLLDVIKDEFDREGRSDVNAVQALLLFNIGNSELTAGELRSRGYYLGSNVSYNVKKLVDLGLINHQRSRVDRRSVRISLTEDGQDIAETVAKLYERHIGSIQKVGGIGSDEFTQMNKLLQRLDRFWNDSIMYRL from the coding sequence ATGAACACCAAGATGAAGCCGCAGGTTGCTGCGCCCCGAGACCCCCAGGAAGAAACCATCCGCGGTCTCTATATGGAATCCCTCCACCTCGTCGAGCGCCTGCATCGCCGTCTGCTCGACGTCATCAAGGACGAGTTCGATCGGGAAGGTCGCAGCGACGTCAACGCCGTCCAGGCCCTGTTGCTCTTCAATATCGGCAACTCGGAACTGACCGCCGGCGAACTTCGCTCCCGCGGCTATTACCTCGGCTCGAACGTTTCCTACAACGTCAAGAAGCTTGTCGATCTCGGCCTGATCAACCACCAGCGCTCGCGCGTCGACCGTCGCTCGGTCCGCATCAGCTTGACGGAAGATGGCCAGGACATCGCTGAAACCGTTGCCAAGCTTTACGAGCGCCACATCGGCTCGATCCAGAAGGTCGGCGGCATCGGTTCGGACGAGTTTACCCAGATGAACAAGCTCCTGCAGCGTCTCGATCGCTTCTGGAACGACTCGATCATGTATCGCCTGTAA
- the hemB gene encoding porphobilinogen synthase — translation MNDRTNLVDRITGHRRMRRNRKADWTRRLVQENRLTVDDLIWPIFIVPGSNIVQPIDAMPGVNRMSVDKAVEAVKEAADLGIPAIATFPNVDMSLRDETGSNSLAADNLINQATRAFKKAVPEIGIITDVALDPFTSHGHDGILRDGEIVNDETVEMISRAAVAQADAGSDIIAPSDMMDGRIGAIRQALDAAGHQNVGIMAYATKFASGFYGPYREAIGTGGLLKGDKKTYYIDPANGTEAIRDAALDVEEGADMLMVKPGLPYLDICWRMKEAFGLPVFAYQVSGEYSQVKAAAANGWIDGDKVMLETLLAFKRAGCDGILSYFAVEVARILAKDR, via the coding sequence ATGAACGACAGGACAAATCTTGTGGACAGGATTACCGGCCACCGCCGCATGCGCCGCAACCGCAAGGCCGACTGGACGCGGCGACTGGTGCAGGAAAACCGCCTAACCGTCGACGATCTCATCTGGCCGATCTTCATCGTGCCGGGCAGCAATATCGTGCAGCCGATCGATGCCATGCCCGGCGTCAACCGCATGAGCGTCGACAAGGCCGTGGAAGCGGTCAAGGAAGCGGCCGACCTCGGCATTCCGGCGATCGCCACCTTCCCGAACGTCGACATGTCGCTGCGCGACGAGACCGGCTCCAACAGCCTTGCCGCCGACAACCTGATCAATCAGGCGACCCGCGCCTTCAAGAAGGCAGTACCCGAGATCGGCATCATCACCGACGTGGCGCTCGACCCCTTTACCAGCCACGGCCATGACGGCATCCTGCGCGACGGCGAGATCGTCAACGATGAAACCGTCGAGATGATCTCCAGGGCAGCGGTCGCGCAGGCGGATGCCGGCTCCGACATCATCGCCCCGTCCGACATGATGGATGGCCGCATCGGCGCGATCCGCCAGGCACTCGACGCAGCCGGACACCAGAATGTCGGCATCATGGCCTATGCGACCAAGTTCGCCTCCGGCTTCTACGGTCCCTATCGCGAGGCGATCGGCACCGGCGGGCTGCTCAAGGGCGACAAGAAGACCTATTACATCGACCCGGCCAACGGCACCGAGGCGATCCGCGACGCGGCCCTCGACGTCGAGGAAGGCGCCGACATGCTGATGGTGAAGCCCGGCCTTCCCTATCTCGACATCTGCTGGCGCATGAAGGAGGCATTCGGCCTGCCGGTCTTCGCCTATCAGGTTTCCGGCGAATATTCGCAGGTCAAGGCGGCCGCCGCAAACGGCTGGATCGACGGCGACAAGGTGATGCTGGAAACGCTGCTCGCCTTCAAGCGCGCAGGCTGCGACGGCATCCTCAGCTATTTCGCCGTCGAAGTGGCTCGCATCCTCGCCAAGGACCGGTAG
- a CDS encoding arginyltransferase: protein MNTQTAPSPQFYLTAPAACPYLPNEMERKVFTHMVGERAPELNDLLTQGGFRRSQNIAYRPACETCRACISVRILANEFAPSRSMRRVLATNHDVISAEYPAEPSSEQYNLFRRYLDRRHQKGGMSDMSVLDYAMMVEDTHVHTKIIEYRLRVEGDGISQKARGPLIAAALTDRMGDGLSMVYSFFDPAHEDRSLGTFMILDHIRRAKERGLPHVYLGYWVKGSRKMGYKTKFLPQEHLMARGWERYEGGDTTLEAAPTKTG, encoded by the coding sequence ATGAACACACAGACCGCACCGTCTCCGCAATTCTACCTGACTGCGCCGGCAGCCTGCCCTTATCTGCCGAACGAGATGGAGCGAAAAGTCTTCACCCACATGGTCGGCGAGCGCGCACCGGAACTCAACGACCTCCTGACGCAGGGCGGTTTCCGCCGCTCGCAGAACATCGCCTATCGTCCGGCGTGCGAGACTTGCCGCGCCTGCATCTCGGTGCGGATCCTTGCCAACGAGTTCGCACCCAGCCGCTCGATGCGCCGGGTGCTTGCGACCAATCACGACGTGATTTCGGCCGAGTATCCGGCCGAACCTTCCAGCGAACAGTACAATCTCTTCCGCCGCTATCTCGACCGTCGCCACCAGAAGGGCGGCATGTCGGACATGTCAGTCCTCGACTATGCAATGATGGTCGAAGACACGCACGTGCACACGAAGATCATCGAGTACCGCCTGCGGGTCGAAGGCGACGGGATTAGCCAGAAGGCGCGTGGACCGCTCATCGCCGCAGCGCTGACCGATCGCATGGGCGACGGGCTTTCCATGGTCTATTCGTTCTTCGATCCCGCCCACGAAGACCGATCGCTCGGCACTTTCATGATTCTCGACCATATTCGCCGTGCCAAAGAGCGCGGCCTTCCCCACGTCTATCTTGGCTATTGGGTCAAGGGATCGCGGAAGATGGGCTATAAAACAAAGTTTTTGCCGCAAGAACACCTTATGGCCCGTGGCTGGGAACGCTATGAAGGCGGGGATACCACCCTGGAAGCCGCTCCTACTAAAACGGGTTAG
- a CDS encoding lysophospholipid acyltransferase family protein has product MTAEEPRQTEKIAKRKAWSFTSEGRPTFADALSGREGFNAFRRYWVTDNLWNLAHLAGHFGMKLLPMDACSSLGAALGLFAVPRFHKVASQRARETIRALRPDLDAAGQEALFRENCRSQGRLMTEFSVVNRLQNNRDRLTLNGLDIIGEVAKAGPVIIVGMHLGNWEVGPTVLQSINVRPYAFYLPPKGRAKAWIAERVRSKAGLRFLPPGMEGIRPAIKILKSGGVVSMFCDEGFGGTIRGPFFDRKPHQEGNFALAIRLARMTGATICPWYGLRTKGFRFECRALEPIRLPASDDPNARLLDDMLLLNNAIEPIVHAHLDQWYFLDNALRPE; this is encoded by the coding sequence ATGACCGCTGAAGAACCACGCCAGACCGAGAAGATCGCCAAACGAAAGGCCTGGAGCTTCACAAGCGAAGGCCGACCAACCTTCGCCGACGCCCTATCGGGACGCGAGGGTTTCAATGCGTTCCGACGCTATTGGGTGACGGATAATCTCTGGAACCTCGCGCATCTCGCCGGCCATTTCGGGATGAAGCTACTGCCAATGGACGCCTGCTCCAGCCTTGGTGCAGCGCTCGGTCTTTTCGCCGTGCCGCGCTTCCACAAGGTGGCGTCGCAGCGCGCACGGGAAACGATCCGCGCACTGCGGCCCGATCTCGACGCTGCCGGGCAAGAGGCGCTCTTTCGCGAGAATTGCCGGTCACAGGGGCGGCTGATGACCGAATTCTCCGTCGTGAACCGGCTGCAGAACAACCGTGATCGGCTGACGTTGAACGGCCTCGACATCATCGGCGAAGTGGCCAAGGCTGGGCCTGTGATCATCGTCGGCATGCACCTCGGCAACTGGGAAGTTGGCCCGACTGTGTTGCAGAGCATCAATGTGCGCCCCTATGCCTTCTATCTCCCGCCCAAGGGCCGTGCCAAGGCATGGATCGCCGAGCGCGTGCGCAGCAAAGCCGGATTGCGTTTTCTGCCGCCGGGCATGGAGGGGATCCGCCCGGCGATCAAGATTCTGAAGAGCGGCGGCGTCGTCAGCATGTTCTGCGACGAAGGTTTTGGCGGCACAATCCGTGGACCGTTCTTCGACCGCAAGCCGCATCAGGAAGGCAATTTTGCGCTCGCCATTCGCCTGGCGCGCATGACTGGTGCCACGATCTGTCCCTGGTACGGATTGCGCACCAAGGGGTTCCGTTTCGAGTGCCGGGCGCTGGAGCCCATCCGGCTACCGGCTTCCGATGACCCCAACGCCCGCCTCCTGGACGATATGCTGCTGTTGAACAACGCGATCGAGCCCATCGTTCATGCGCATCTCGACCAATGGTATTTCCTCGACAACGCGCTTCGGCCGGAATGA
- a CDS encoding RDD family protein: MTMHNEELRLPSNDWRAYQGVLSRRIFAFLLDYAIIGLLWIPAAVVVFFLGILTLGLGFMLYPALFAIVAMLYFGLTVGGREQASPGMRMMGLAIARTDGRPMDFLTAIVHLVIFWIANALLTPLILLIGLFTDRSRLLHDLLIGTVTVRRDMY; encoded by the coding sequence ATGACGATGCACAACGAAGAACTGAGGCTGCCGAGCAATGATTGGCGCGCCTATCAGGGCGTGCTGTCCCGGCGCATATTTGCCTTCCTGCTCGATTACGCCATCATCGGGTTGCTGTGGATTCCCGCGGCAGTCGTCGTCTTTTTCCTGGGCATCCTCACGCTCGGCCTTGGCTTCATGCTCTATCCGGCGCTCTTTGCGATCGTCGCGATGCTCTATTTCGGCCTGACGGTCGGCGGTCGCGAGCAGGCTTCGCCCGGCATGCGGATGATGGGTCTTGCGATCGCGCGCACCGACGGACGTCCGATGGATTTCCTGACCGCAATCGTGCATCTCGTCATCTTCTGGATCGCCAACGCCCTGCTGACGCCGCTGATCCTCCTGATCGGTCTTTTTACCGATCGCAGCCGCTTGCTGCACGACCTGCTGATCGGCACCGTCACCGTCCGCCGCGACATGTACTGA
- the parC gene encoding DNA topoisomerase IV subunit A: MGQSLNPPSGGDDNIQPVDLKAALEERYLAYALSTIMHRALPDVRDGLKPVHRRIVHAMSEMGLRPNSSFKKCARIVGDVMGKFHPHGDASIYDALVRLSQEFAIRYPLVDGQGNFGNIDGDNAAAMRYTEAKMTDVCSLLLEGIDQDAVDFRPTYNEEDQEPTVLPGAFPNLLANGATGIAVGMATSIPPHNAHELCDAALHLIRHPEASVEDLLYDPANPQKGGIEGPDFPTGGVIVESRESMAESYRTGRGGFRVRARWVQEDIGRGGYQIVVTEIPYQVQKSRLIEKIAELLVARKLPLLEDIRDESAEDVRIVLVPKSRSVDAGILMESLFKLTELESRISLNMNVLSMGRVPRVMALNEVLSEWLAHRREVLQRRSRHRLAAIDRRLEILGGYLVAYLNIDEVIRIIREEDEPKPVMMERFSLTDLQAESILNMRLRSLRRLEEFEIRTEFDALSKEKAEIEALLASEEKQWQTVAWEIGEVKKKFAKATDIGKRRSTFADAPEADVEAIQQAMIEKEPITVVISEKGWIRALKGHISDTSSLQFKEGDALKVAFPAQTTDKILVFTTGGKVYTLGGDKLPGGRGHGEPLRIIVDMENDQDVLTAFVHDPARKLIVSSAAGNGFVVTESDIVANTRKGKQVMNVSMPDETKLVVPVKGDHVAVVGENRKMLVFPLVQIPEMARGKGVRLQRYKDGGISDIRCFTIAEGLIWEDSAGRVFTKTKDELIEWQADRASAGRVVPKGFPRSGKFSG, translated from the coding sequence ATGGGACAAAGCCTTAATCCCCCGTCAGGCGGGGACGACAATATTCAGCCGGTTGACCTCAAGGCGGCGCTGGAAGAGCGTTATCTCGCCTATGCGTTGTCGACCATCATGCACCGCGCACTTCCGGACGTTCGCGACGGGTTGAAGCCCGTGCATCGCCGCATCGTGCATGCGATGAGCGAGATGGGTCTCAGGCCCAATTCATCGTTCAAGAAATGCGCCCGCATCGTCGGCGACGTGATGGGTAAGTTCCACCCGCACGGCGACGCCTCGATCTATGACGCGCTGGTGCGCCTGTCCCAGGAGTTTGCGATCCGCTATCCGCTGGTCGACGGCCAGGGCAACTTCGGCAACATCGACGGCGATAACGCCGCGGCGATGCGATACACCGAAGCGAAGATGACGGACGTCTGTTCGCTGCTTCTCGAGGGTATCGATCAGGACGCGGTGGACTTCCGCCCCACCTACAACGAGGAAGACCAGGAGCCGACTGTGCTTCCGGGGGCCTTCCCGAACCTGCTTGCAAACGGCGCCACCGGTATCGCCGTCGGCATGGCCACTTCGATACCGCCGCACAACGCACATGAATTGTGCGACGCGGCGCTGCATCTCATCCGCCATCCGGAAGCGAGCGTCGAGGATCTGCTTTACGATCCGGCCAATCCGCAGAAGGGCGGCATCGAAGGACCTGATTTCCCGACCGGCGGTGTGATCGTCGAGAGCCGCGAAAGCATGGCCGAATCCTATCGCACGGGCCGTGGCGGTTTCCGCGTCCGTGCCCGTTGGGTTCAGGAGGACATTGGTCGTGGCGGCTACCAGATCGTCGTCACCGAGATCCCCTACCAGGTTCAGAAGTCGCGCCTGATCGAAAAGATTGCCGAGCTTCTGGTCGCCCGCAAGCTGCCACTGCTCGAAGACATTCGCGACGAATCCGCGGAAGATGTCCGCATCGTCCTGGTGCCGAAGAGCCGCTCGGTCGATGCCGGCATCCTGATGGAGTCGCTGTTCAAGCTGACCGAGCTCGAAAGCCGCATCTCGCTCAACATGAACGTCTTGTCCATGGGGCGGGTGCCGCGGGTCATGGCGCTCAACGAGGTGCTGTCGGAATGGCTGGCGCATCGCCGCGAGGTGTTGCAGCGCCGGTCCCGCCATCGCCTGGCGGCGATCGACCGCCGGCTCGAGATCCTCGGCGGTTACCTCGTCGCCTATCTGAACATCGACGAAGTCATTCGCATCATCCGCGAAGAGGACGAGCCCAAGCCTGTCATGATGGAGCGGTTCTCGCTCACGGACCTTCAGGCCGAGTCGATCCTCAACATGCGCCTGCGCTCGTTGCGCCGGCTCGAAGAGTTCGAGATCCGCACAGAGTTCGACGCCCTGTCGAAGGAAAAGGCCGAAATCGAAGCGCTGCTCGCCTCCGAGGAGAAGCAGTGGCAGACGGTCGCCTGGGAGATCGGCGAGGTCAAAAAGAAGTTTGCCAAGGCGACCGACATCGGTAAGCGCCGCAGCACGTTTGCCGATGCGCCGGAAGCCGACGTGGAGGCGATCCAGCAGGCGATGATCGAGAAGGAACCGATCACCGTCGTCATCTCGGAAAAGGGCTGGATCCGTGCGCTGAAGGGCCATATCTCCGACACGTCCTCGCTCCAGTTCAAGGAGGGCGATGCACTCAAGGTGGCATTCCCGGCGCAAACGACGGACAAGATCCTGGTCTTTACGACCGGCGGCAAGGTCTACACGCTTGGTGGCGACAAGCTGCCCGGCGGTCGCGGGCATGGCGAACCACTGCGCATCATCGTCGACATGGAGAACGATCAGGACGTCCTGACTGCCTTTGTTCACGATCCGGCGCGCAAGCTGATCGTCTCGTCGGCTGCAGGTAACGGTTTCGTCGTGACGGAAAGCGACATCGTCGCCAATACCCGCAAGGGCAAGCAGGTGATGAACGTCTCGATGCCGGACGAAACGAAGCTGGTCGTGCCGGTCAAGGGCGACCATGTTGCCGTCGTCGGCGAGAACCGCAAGATGCTCGTCTTCCCGCTCGTCCAGATCCCTGAAATGGCGCGCGGCAAGGGTGTCCGGTTGCAGCGCTACAAGGATGGCGGCATCTCCGACATTCGCTGCTTCACGATCGCTGAGGGGCTCATCTGGGAAGACAGCGCTGGCCGCGTCTTCACCAAGACGAAAGATGAGTTGATCGAGTGGCAGGCGGACCGTGCATCGGCCGGTCGCGTCGTTCCGAAGGGCTTCCCGCGCAGCGGAAAGTTCAGCGGCTGA